Genomic DNA from Halobaculum sp. MBLA0147:
CCTACGGTGCTCGTGCGGGGCTAGAGACACTCGTCTTGCTTCCACAGGGGAAGGTCGCCGCCGGGAAGGTCGCACAGGCGAGTCTCCACGACGCGCGGATCGTGGAGTTGGACGGCAACTTCGACGACTGTCTCGACGTGGTCCAGGAGTTGGCCGCCCGCGGGGAGGCGTACCTGCTCAACTCTCTGAACCCGTTCCGCCTGGAGGGCCAGAAGACGATCGGCTTCGAGATCTTAGAGCAGTTCCACGCCGACTACGGCACCTTCCCGGACCGGATCGTGCTCCCCGTCGGCAACGCGGGCAACACCTCGGCGCTGTACAAGGCGTTCCGCGAACTCGTCGCCGCGGACGCGATGGAACCAGAGCAAGTCCCGGCGCTCACGGGCGTCCAGGCGGCCGGCGCGGCCCCGCTCGTCGAAGCCGTCGAGGAGGGGAACGACGAGATCAGACGGTGGCCGGACGTGGAGACGCGCGCGACGGCGATCCGGATCGGCAACCCGGTGAACGCGCCGAAGGCGCTCCCGGGAGTTCACGGGACCGGAGGGACCGCCGTCGCCGTCGACGACGAGGCGATCACCGCGGCACAGCGGGCCCTCGCGCGAGAGGGTGTCGGTGTCGAGCCCGCCTCCGCGGCCAGTGTCGCCGGGGTGCGGAAGCTCCGCGAGCGCGGCGAGATCGGTGCCGACGAGGACGTGGTGTGTCTCACCACTGGGCACCTGCTGAAGGATCCGGACGCCGCCTACGAGGCCGGCGGCGAGCCGGTGCCGGCCGACGCGGACGCCGACGCAGTGTTGGACGCGCTCTGATCTCGGTTCTGGCGGTCGCCGTCGGATCACTCCCGTCCGGGTCACTCCGACGCGGTCGGGACCGCACGCGTCGCGGTCGTCTTGAACGAGACCGTGACCGGATCGCCGTCGGCCAGGCCGAGTCTGTCTGCGCTCTCGGCCGTCACGAGTGCCGTCACCGTCTCCTCGCCGACTGCCACGGAGACGGTGACCACCGCGTCGCCCCGGTCGATCGACCGGACGTCCCCGTCGAACCGGTTGCGTGCGCTCGTGGTGTCGGGCGTCGGCGCACCGTCGGGGTCGTGGAGTGTCACTGCGTCGGCCCCGACGCTCACGGTGACGGCTTCTCCCGGGTCTGGATCGTCGACCGCCACCGCGCGGACCGCGCCGAGGCTCGTCTCCACCACGGCGAGTTCCCCCTCGCGTCGGGTGACGCGACCACGGACCACGGACTCGGTGTTGCGTGCCGTGCCGGCGAGCGCAGCCTGGAGTCGGTCGAACCGGTCCAAGAGCTCGCGCGCGCCGGCCGTCAACCGACTCCCCCCACCGTCGGCGCCGCCGCGTCGTCGTTCAACGAGCGCCCCGAACGCGGCCTCCAGTGTCTCCAGGCGATCCAGCGCTCGTGCCCGCGATCGCCCGAGCGTCGTCGCCGCCGCCCGGACGGAGCCGCCGTCGTCGATCGCGCGCAGTAGGGCGGCGTCGGCGGTCGCGAACGTCGTCTCCCCGACGCTCAGTCCGACCGACACCGTCGCTGCCGTCGGGGCTCGTGCGCCGTCGGACGCCGTCTCCTCGCTCACGTGTCGCGGTGCGAGTGGCCCGGACAAAACCGTTATGAGCCACCGACGAGTCGTTGTATCCGTGTCGAAACAACGGTCGGCCACCCCCGAGACACCGGCCCACGAGCCGTCTCGGACCGAGCACCGGTCGGCTCCCAGCGAACGGGGCGGTTTCGACGCCCGCGTCGGGCCGGCGACGGCCGTCTCGGCGGTGATCGCCGTTCAGGTCGCCGCGTACGCTGCGGTTGCGG
This window encodes:
- a CDS encoding TOBE domain-containing protein, whose translation is MSEETASDGARAPTAATVSVGLSVGETTFATADAALLRAIDDGGSVRAAATTLGRSRARALDRLETLEAAFGALVERRRGGADGGGSRLTAGARELLDRFDRLQAALAGTARNTESVVRGRVTRREGELAVVETSLGAVRAVAVDDPDPGEAVTVSVGADAVTLHDPDGAPTPDTTSARNRFDGDVRSIDRGDAVVTVSVAVGEETVTALVTAESADRLGLADGDPVTVSFKTTATRAVPTASE
- the thrC gene encoding threonine synthase, encoding MAELPLVGGAESTPSVPSAATDGTWLACVACGATFPPFDAIRYTCDDCDGLLEVRYADHPDFDDFEASPTDRGVWRYADALPFEEGVSLPEGDTPLHRVPRIREDADVNRLRVKHEGMNPTGSFKDRGMTVGVRVAQAVGVDRLACASTGNTSAALAAYGARAGLETLVLLPQGKVAAGKVAQASLHDARIVELDGNFDDCLDVVQELAARGEAYLLNSLNPFRLEGQKTIGFEILEQFHADYGTFPDRIVLPVGNAGNTSALYKAFRELVAADAMEPEQVPALTGVQAAGAAPLVEAVEEGNDEIRRWPDVETRATAIRIGNPVNAPKALPGVHGTGGTAVAVDDEAITAAQRALAREGVGVEPASAASVAGVRKLRERGEIGADEDVVCLTTGHLLKDPDAAYEAGGEPVPADADADAVLDAL